In Rhodopirellula bahusiensis, a genomic segment contains:
- a CDS encoding Fur family transcriptional regulator — translation MSKSSESIEAIKQAIRDAGLRATPARIATLMMLRDASAPLTHANVADHLAANGVDKATAFRNLNDMADAGLLRRTELGDHVWRFEAIAEGAHNQSAHPHFLCVDCGTVSCLDDVKLTAGSQRVSDKFGEVTEILLRGHCNDCL, via the coding sequence GTGAGTAAGTCGTCCGAGTCAATCGAAGCAATCAAGCAAGCTATTCGTGATGCGGGGTTGCGAGCGACACCCGCGAGAATCGCGACGCTGATGATGCTTCGGGATGCCAGTGCTCCGTTGACCCATGCCAACGTTGCGGATCATCTTGCCGCCAATGGCGTGGACAAGGCGACCGCGTTCCGCAACTTGAACGACATGGCAGACGCCGGTTTGCTGCGTCGTACGGAACTGGGAGATCACGTTTGGCGATTCGAAGCGATCGCTGAAGGTGCTCACAACCAATCCGCTCACCCACACTTTCTTTGCGTCGATTGCGGCACTGTATCCTGCTTGGATGATGTGAAGTTAACCGCGGGTAGCCAGCGAGTGAGCGACAAGTTTGGCGAAGTGACGGAGATTTTGCTCCGTGGCCACTGCAACGATTGCTTGTAG
- a CDS encoding ArsR/SmtB family transcription factor, whose translation MFRALGDPQRLRLLMLLEASERCVSEVCELLGEPMPAISQRLRLLKSERIVRSRRDGKHVFYSLADDHISRLVTNGGMHAMEI comes from the coding sequence ATTTTTCGTGCGTTGGGCGATCCACAGCGACTGAGATTGCTGATGTTGCTCGAAGCTTCCGAACGATGTGTTTCGGAAGTTTGTGAGTTGCTGGGTGAGCCCATGCCAGCGATTTCTCAGCGGTTGCGTTTGCTGAAGAGCGAGCGGATCGTCCGTTCGCGACGCGACGGCAAGCATGTCTTTTACTCTCTCGCCGACGACCACATCTCACGCTTGGTGACCAATGGGGGCATGCACGCGATGGAGATATGA